Proteins from a single region of Chryseobacterium sp. T16E-39:
- a CDS encoding BT0820 family HAD-type phosphatase, producing the protein MLNNKKIAVDFDGTIVDDAYPGIGKAKIFAFETLRKLQSEGYRLILWTYRHGKTLDEAVEFCKKNGIEFYSVNGSFEGEVFDQETQSRKIDADWFIDDRNLGGFPGWGEIYNIISERIEFRVEGKEVLAYSKLKKEKKKGLFW; encoded by the coding sequence ATGTTAAATAATAAAAAAATTGCAGTAGACTTTGACGGAACGATCGTTGATGACGCTTATCCGGGGATTGGGAAGGCGAAGATCTTTGCATTTGAAACTTTGAGAAAACTTCAGTCTGAAGGATACCGATTAATTCTTTGGACATACAGACATGGGAAGACATTAGATGAAGCAGTAGAATTCTGCAAAAAAAACGGGATAGAATTTTATTCTGTAAATGGCAGTTTCGAAGGAGAGGTTTTTGATCAGGAAACCCAGTCCAGAAAAATAGATGCAGATTGGTTCATAGACGATAGAAATTTAGGAGGCTTTCCTGGATGGGGAGAGATCTATAATATTATTAGTGAAAGAATAGAATTCCGCGTAGAAGGAAAAGAAGTTTTAGCCTATTCTAAACTTAAAAAAGAAAAGAAAAAAGGACTTTTCTGGTAA
- the map gene encoding type I methionyl aminopeptidase, translating to MIQLKTIDELRLMKQSAQLVSKTLGMLAKEIKPGITTLYLDKLAHDFIKDHGGEPAFLGYGGFPNSLCISPNEQVVHGFPNNDIVKEGDVLSVDCGAVLNGFVGDHAYTFEIGEVKPEVKKLLQITKESLYKGIAQCVRGKRIGDISYAIQTYCEKEGYGVVKELVGHGLGRKMHEDPQVPNYGRQGSGKVIKDGLALAIEPMVNLGTDKVKFHNDGWTVTTLDNLPSAHFEHDVAVINGKPVLLSTFKYVYEALGIQSDEEEPFQMDF from the coding sequence ATGATTCAATTAAAAACAATAGACGAACTCCGTCTTATGAAACAGAGTGCTCAGTTGGTTTCTAAAACGTTGGGAATGCTGGCCAAAGAAATCAAACCTGGAATTACAACTTTGTATTTAGATAAATTAGCACACGATTTTATTAAAGATCATGGGGGTGAGCCTGCATTTTTAGGATACGGAGGTTTTCCAAATTCATTATGTATTTCTCCTAATGAGCAGGTAGTACATGGTTTTCCCAACAATGATATCGTAAAAGAAGGAGATGTCCTTTCTGTAGACTGTGGGGCTGTTTTAAATGGCTTTGTGGGAGATCATGCGTACACATTCGAAATCGGAGAGGTGAAGCCTGAGGTTAAAAAACTATTACAAATCACAAAAGAATCTCTTTATAAAGGTATTGCACAATGTGTAAGAGGAAAGAGAATCGGAGATATTTCTTATGCAATCCAAACCTACTGTGAAAAAGAAGGATATGGAGTAGTGAAAGAACTTGTAGGACATGGATTGGGAAGAAAAATGCATGAAGATCCTCAGGTTCCTAATTATGGAAGACAGGGAAGCGGAAAAGTAATTAAAGACGGTTTAGCTCTTGCTATTGAACCAATGGTTAACCTTGGAACCGATAAAGTAAAATTCCATAATGATGGCTGGACTGTAACAACACTGGATAATTTGCCATCAGCACATTTTGAACATGATGTTGCTGTGATCAATGGGAAACCTGTATTGCTTTCTACGTTCAAATATGTATACGAAGCTTTAGGTATTCAAAGTGATGAGGAAGAGCCTTTTCAAATGGATTTTTAA